A genomic segment from Lytechinus variegatus isolate NC3 chromosome 10, Lvar_3.0, whole genome shotgun sequence encodes:
- the LOC121422686 gene encoding E3 ubiquitin-protein ligase CHIP-like, giving the protein MNIKMNATELKEQGNRFFGSRKYEEAIGCYNKAIMKNPSDPKFFTNRALCQIKLRHWDHGADDCRHALELDPSNIKAHFFLGHTLVEEERYDEAITSFRRAHDLAREQKVNFGDDIAAALRSAKKKRWNILEEKRIAQEIELQAHLMNLMEEDKQRKIDALKEKIGDQDGEEDKDIHTDATKKIEEDFERHQKELNRLFASVDERRQKREVPDYLCGKISFELMRDPVITPSGITYDRKDIEEHLQRVGHFDPVTRSKLIQDQLIPNLAMKEVIDTFLCDNEWVEEF; this is encoded by the exons ATGAACATAAAGATGAATGCTACGGAACTAAAAGAACAAGGGAATCGCTTCTTTGGATCACGCAAATATGAAGAGGCCATTGGTTGTTATAACAAGGCCATA ATGAAAAACCCATCAGATCCCAAGTTCTTTACCAATCGAGCTCTGTGTCAGATAAAGCTGAGACATTGGGATCATGGTGCGGATGACTGTCGACACGCTTTAGAacttgatccctccaacatcaAGGCACATTTCTTCCTGGGACACACACTAGTTGAAGAGGAGAGATACGATGAAGCCATTACAAGCTTTCGCAGAG CACATGACCTTGCCAGAGAACAGAAAGTGAATTTTGGGGATGACATAGCTGCTGCACTAAGGtcagcaaagaaaaaaagatggaatATCCTAGAAGAAAAGAGAATTGCGCAAGAGATTGAACTGCAGGCACATCTTATGAACCTCATGGAAGAAGATAAACAAAG aaaaattGACGCTCTGAAAGAGAAGATAGGTGATCAAGATGGGGAGGAAGACAAAGATATCCATACTGATGCCACAAAGAAGATTGAAGAAGACTTT GAGAGACATCAGAAGGAACTAAATAGATTATTTGCTTCCGTTGATGAAAGGAGACAG AAACGTGAAGTCCCAGATTACCTTTGTGGCAAGATAAGTTTTGAATTGATGAGGGATCCTGTCATCACGCCCAGCGGTATCACGTACGATCGCAAAGATATCGAGGAACATCTACAG AGAGTGGGTCATTTCGACCCTGTGACACGCTCAAAGCTGATCCAAGACCAGCTTATACCCAACCTAGCGATGAAGGAGGTTATCGATACATTCCTATGTGATAATGAATGGGTGGAAGAGTTCTGA